Within the Thalassoglobus sp. JC818 genome, the region CGAAACACTCAGCATATGTTTGTCGAATTGCAGGATACTCAATCGACTCCATATCGACTGAGAAACATTTCCACAGTTTGAGCCACAATTTGATTCCGCTTTCGGCGCGAGGGCGGAGCTTCGCCGTGAACAATAGTGGGCCAGAACGCAAATGTGCGCAACAGTCCGACGAATTGCAGTGCAGCGATCTCTGCGTCTCCCTCAAGTAGACAGCCAGACGCCTGCGCCTGTTTCATCCACGTTGTCACCCGCTTAATGAAGAAACGATGATCGACATGCTGGCCAGCATCCGGCTCTCCGAGAACGCGTGACAACCCCGCTCGGGCCAGGGCTTGAACATCTTCCGAAATGAAGAAATCAACTTCGGTGTGCGCGAGTTCGGTCAATTGATTCGAAAGATCCCGAGAATCGTCGAATTCACACGCCGGAAGCTGTGCGACGCGGCACTTCAACTCCTCAACGATCGCGTCGAACAGCGCTTCTTTGCTGTCAAAATGGTTATAGAGCGTCCGCTTACTCACCGACGCTGCGTCGGCAATGCCGTTCATGCTGGCGGCAAAGTAACCGTATTGCTGAAACGTTTTGACGGCAGCTTGCACGATCGCTGCTCGTTTGCGATCAGTCAGCCTTTGCGGGGCTGATTCACAAGTTGCACTTTGGGGTTTACTTTTTTTGACCATGAGATAAAGTACACCAATCGGTTTACTTTTTGCAAGCAGCGGTACTGTCCATCCAAGTTGACAAGTGATGCATCCCACAAGATATGACTTTGGCGTCATTAGCGCAATGCTTCTCTCCTTTTTCAGCTTCGGCGCGAGCGGCTGTACGCAAAACCAAACTGAAATTACCCCGATTGAAAAGCCACCGAAGCCGGTCGCAATCACTCCATTGCGGACGAGTGCTCCGACGATTCCGCACTTCATTACGGGCTCAGTCGTCCCGTGGAAATCGGAGCAGATTGGATTCGAAGTCGCTGGCCGCGTCGTTGAAGTGATTGAACCCAATGAGTTTGTCGTCCCGCACATTGGAAATGACGCCGCGGAATGTTCATCGCACGCAACTCCTTTGGGTCGTCTGGATGACGAACAACTTCGTATTGCGGTCGAATCTGCTCAGGCCAGTGTTGAGGTCGCGAAACTCAACCGCGACGCGAATCAGGTCACGATTCAGCAACAATTGCCCGCACAGATCGAGTCCGCCAAAGCTGAGGCAGATCTTGCTGACGTGGAACTGGCCCGCACATTGAAGCTTGCGGAACGGAATGCGACTTCCAAGGCAGAGGTCGACGCCGCACAAACCCGTGCTTCGACAACGAAGTCCCGTCTCTCCAGCTCGCAAGCTGAACTGGCAGAAGCGAAAGCCCGTCAACTCGTCCTTGAAGCACAGGTATTACAGGCTCAGCAGCAACTCTCAGAGGCCCAGCGCAATCTCAGGAACGCGGTTTTATTCAGCCCATTCCCCGGTCAGATTTCCCAAATCCACGCTGTCCCCGGCACGTATGTGAAAGAGGGAGATCCAGTTGTCACCGTGCAAATGATGGATCCAATGACCATCGAGTTTGAAGTGACAGCCCATGACTCTCGACGCTATCGTCGCGGCGACATCTTGCCAGTTGAAGTGACCGATGGAAGAGGCGACCCTCGGCGTTTGAGCGGTATGGTATATCGAGTCGACACAGTCGCTGACCCGGCAGCGAGAACTTTTACAGTGACGCTGCATGTCCGAAACGAAGTCGACGATTCCGAGTACTCCTCTTTGTGTGCCGATCAGTCAATTGCCTGGACTGACAAGATCATGCCTTTGAATATCGGTCCAATGATTACGGGTGATCGTCGACTGCTGGTCGTTCGTGAATCCGTCCACGAGATTGGCACTGAAATGTTTGTCTGGAAAGTGACGAATCGCCGGTG harbors:
- a CDS encoding TetR/AcrR family transcriptional regulator; translation: MQAAVKTFQQYGYFAASMNGIADAASVSKRTLYNHFDSKEALFDAIVEELKCRVAQLPACEFDDSRDLSNQLTELAHTEVDFFISEDVQALARAGLSRVLGEPDAGQHVDHRFFIKRVTTWMKQAQASGCLLEGDAEIAALQFVGLLRTFAFWPTIVHGEAPPSRRKRNQIVAQTVEMFLSRYGVD
- a CDS encoding HlyD family efflux transporter periplasmic adaptor subunit, with protein sequence MLLSFFSFGASGCTQNQTEITPIEKPPKPVAITPLRTSAPTIPHFITGSVVPWKSEQIGFEVAGRVVEVIEPNEFVVPHIGNDAAECSSHATPLGRLDDEQLRIAVESAQASVEVAKLNRDANQVTIQQQLPAQIESAKAEADLADVELARTLKLAERNATSKAEVDAAQTRASTTKSRLSSSQAELAEAKARQLVLEAQVLQAQQQLSEAQRNLRNAVLFSPFPGQISQIHAVPGTYVKEGDPVVTVQMMDPMTIEFEVTAHDSRRYRRGDILPVEVTDGRGDPRRLSGMVYRVDTVADPAARTFTVTLHVRNEVDDSEYSSLCADQSIAWTDKIMPLNIGPMITGDRRLLVVRESVHEIGTEMFVWKVTNRRWGSPSTPGDDELSVTKIPVRITSDEIPYLGRWKFVAIDFTDPSVDVDVDRDLITGQVYCKSNPSEVSQSAGKDRTTMESWNGSRVMLDDQRWLLRSGDVVRISLTHDEPTDGFYVPMKVVREEQGRTFVHVVDDLDSQPTARRVYVDVAEDDSVIGETVLLCITPKSPGDLTDGMQIVAEGTHYLKDGERVLISPVVGGQP